One window from the genome of Amycolatopsis sp. NBC_01480 encodes:
- a CDS encoding NAD(P)/FAD-dependent oxidoreductase, with translation MTRERVIIVGGGIAGVSLGSELALDHDVILLEAESSLGVHSTGRSAALFMTGYGPAPVRELTRRSEAEFARLSALPDMPALLAPRGGLLTAWDEPGAAALEAMIAAQPAMTALTAEQASALCPALRTDDVLLCGYDPSTRDIDVHALHSYYAATLRHRGGEIVTGARLAATTRLASGWDVETADGRRWQGDVLVNAAGAWGDEVAGLCGDAGHGLSPRRRTVVISRPARPVAGAWPVVADIAETWYFKPEGGAVLMSPGDESEVLPGDVKPDPLDVALVLERVNAVTTLQLRSVRTSWAGLRTFAPDRAPVVGRHAGEPALFSFVGQGGYGVQMAPTLAKAGAELFRTGTLADRALAAAIAADRLPAKLDH, from the coding sequence ATGACACGGGAGCGGGTAATCATCGTCGGTGGTGGCATCGCGGGTGTTTCTCTTGGCAGTGAACTCGCCCTCGACCACGACGTGATCTTGCTCGAGGCGGAGTCCTCGCTCGGCGTGCACAGCACGGGGCGGTCGGCCGCCTTGTTCATGACCGGCTACGGTCCGGCTCCCGTGCGGGAGCTGACGCGACGCAGCGAGGCGGAGTTCGCCCGGCTGTCGGCGCTCCCGGACATGCCCGCCTTGCTGGCCCCGCGCGGCGGCTTGCTGACCGCGTGGGACGAGCCGGGCGCCGCCGCGCTGGAGGCCATGATCGCGGCTCAACCGGCGATGACGGCCCTGACCGCGGAGCAAGCCTCGGCGCTGTGCCCCGCGCTGCGAACCGACGACGTGCTGCTGTGCGGGTACGACCCCAGCACCCGCGACATCGACGTGCACGCGCTCCACAGTTATTACGCGGCAACCCTTCGCCACCGCGGCGGCGAGATCGTCACCGGCGCCCGCCTCGCCGCCACCACCCGGCTCGCCTCCGGGTGGGACGTCGAAACCGCGGACGGCCGGCGGTGGCAGGGCGACGTGCTCGTCAACGCGGCCGGCGCCTGGGGGGACGAGGTCGCCGGGCTCTGCGGCGACGCCGGGCACGGCTTGTCCCCGCGGCGGCGCACGGTGGTGATCTCGCGCCCGGCACGACCCGTCGCCGGCGCCTGGCCGGTGGTCGCCGACATCGCGGAGACCTGGTACTTCAAGCCGGAGGGCGGCGCGGTGCTGATGTCGCCGGGCGACGAGAGCGAAGTGCTTCCCGGGGACGTCAAACCGGACCCGCTCGACGTGGCGCTGGTGCTCGAACGGGTCAACGCGGTGACGACGTTGCAGCTGCGCAGCGTCCGGACGAGCTGGGCCGGGCTGCGCACGTTCGCGCCGGACCGGGCGCCCGTGGTCGGCCGGCACGCCGGCGAACCCGCGTTGTTCAGCTTCGTCGGCCAGGGCGGTTACGGCGTCCAGATGGCACCGACGCTGGCGAAGGCGGGCGCCGAACTGTTCCGCACCGGCACGCTGGCCGACCGCGCGCTGGCGGCCGCCATCGCCGCGGACCGGCTGCCGGCCAAGCTCGATCACTGA
- a CDS encoding epoxide hydrolase family protein, translated as MVAKPFEVSVTEAEIADLRERLRRTRWPEPEPVDDWSQGLPLAYAQDLCRSWAEDYDFGFAQRLNAFPQYRDTIDGLGIHFLHVRSPEPDAFPLVLTHGWPGSVLEFLEILGPLTDPRAHGGDPADAFHVVAPSLPGYGWSDKPSTTGWGVTRIARAWDTLMVSLGYERYGAQGGDWGSAVSGALGEVAPERAAAVHLNLGSVAAGTFDDPTPSELANLEAEKEFQRTGRGYSALQATRPQTLGYGLTDSPAGQAAWIAEKFRAWTDHDGHHEDAVSRQQILDEISVYWFTASATSSARLYWESFANFRDKVTAPAGLSVYPRDITRPSRREAELRFTDLRWFEELPRGGHFAALEQPESLVEQVRGFFRLFR; from the coding sequence ATGGTCGCCAAGCCGTTCGAAGTCAGCGTCACCGAAGCCGAGATCGCGGATCTGCGCGAACGGCTGCGCCGGACGCGGTGGCCCGAGCCCGAGCCGGTGGACGACTGGTCACAGGGATTGCCGCTGGCCTACGCGCAGGACCTGTGCCGCAGCTGGGCCGAGGACTACGACTTCGGATTCGCCCAGCGGCTGAACGCTTTCCCGCAGTACCGCGACACGATCGACGGGCTGGGCATCCACTTCCTGCACGTCCGCTCCCCGGAGCCGGACGCGTTCCCGTTGGTGCTCACGCACGGGTGGCCGGGTTCGGTGCTCGAATTCCTGGAGATCCTCGGCCCGCTGACCGATCCACGCGCGCACGGCGGCGATCCGGCGGACGCGTTCCACGTGGTCGCGCCCTCGTTGCCCGGCTACGGCTGGAGCGACAAGCCGTCGACGACCGGGTGGGGCGTCACGCGCATCGCGCGCGCCTGGGACACGTTGATGGTCTCGCTGGGTTACGAGCGCTACGGCGCGCAGGGCGGTGACTGGGGCTCGGCAGTGTCCGGTGCACTGGGCGAGGTGGCGCCCGAGCGGGCCGCGGCCGTGCACCTGAACCTGGGATCCGTGGCAGCGGGCACGTTCGACGACCCGACACCGTCGGAACTGGCGAACCTCGAGGCGGAGAAGGAGTTCCAGCGCACCGGCCGGGGGTACTCGGCGCTGCAGGCGACCCGGCCGCAGACGCTCGGCTACGGCCTCACCGACTCCCCGGCGGGCCAGGCCGCCTGGATCGCCGAGAAGTTCCGGGCCTGGACCGACCACGACGGCCACCACGAAGACGCGGTGTCGCGGCAGCAGATCCTCGACGAGATCTCGGTCTACTGGTTCACCGCCTCGGCCACGTCGTCGGCGCGCCTATATTGGGAAAGCTTCGCCAACTTCCGGGACAAGGTCACCGCGCCGGCCGGACTGTCGGTCTACCCGCGCGACATCACCCGCCCGTCGCGGCGGGAGGCCGAACTGCGGTTCACCGACCTGCGCTGGTTCGAGGAACTGCCACGAGGAGGCCACTTCGCCGCGCTGGAGCAGCCGGAGTCGCTGGTCGAGCAGGTGCGCGGGTTCTTCCGCCTCTTCCGCTGA
- a CDS encoding MFS transporter — protein sequence MPQAIPSEEAPGKEADPAPDGRRLGLTLGLLVLPMYVALGAPSVALPAIGRALAVPFGATAWILAAWSLTSALAMPVAGRLLARWNPFQVLVTGVVTLAAGSALAGFAPTLPVVIAGRLIGGAGAGATVIAVFAAATALPGRDRIRALGIIAAASATASGSGTLLGGAVTAWLGWRAVLAIPVLALPLLPAALPSRRVLTRKSGGPAGRFDVVGAAVLSVLAGSVITVLQAHSVGLPGPVTLVVTAAGVLAAAGLWWRVRRTPDGFVPRRVLTARGFPAAGLIGGTVFAGYYGVLFLAPSLIEQATGGGPLEAGVLLVPAAACSVLAGRLIGTLTGRFTGWQVSAGLAAVTVAGVLVVAVWTGPVPVILGTALTVCGFAGAQAVLVGLATDLVATSDRDTAQSLLNFMNALGGGIGPAAVAGLSGIVPVPVALTVLAALPLCGLIVSLTRRPGA from the coding sequence ATGCCGCAGGCGATCCCGTCCGAAGAGGCTCCCGGCAAGGAGGCGGACCCGGCACCGGACGGACGGCGGCTGGGGCTCACCCTGGGACTGCTGGTGCTGCCGATGTACGTGGCGCTCGGCGCACCGTCGGTGGCGCTGCCGGCCATCGGCCGCGCGCTCGCGGTGCCGTTCGGGGCCACCGCGTGGATCCTCGCCGCCTGGTCGCTGACCTCCGCGCTCGCGATGCCGGTCGCGGGCCGGCTGCTGGCCCGGTGGAACCCCTTCCAGGTCCTCGTCACCGGGGTCGTGACCCTCGCCGCGGGCTCCGCGCTGGCGGGATTCGCCCCGACGCTGCCGGTCGTGATCGCCGGCCGGCTGATCGGTGGCGCCGGGGCGGGTGCGACCGTGATCGCTGTCTTCGCCGCCGCCACCGCCCTTCCCGGGCGGGACCGGATCCGCGCGCTCGGGATCATCGCCGCCGCCAGCGCGACCGCGTCGGGGTCCGGGACGCTGCTGGGCGGGGCGGTCACCGCCTGGCTGGGCTGGCGCGCCGTGCTCGCGATCCCGGTCCTCGCACTGCCCCTCCTGCCGGCCGCCCTGCCGAGCAGGCGCGTGTTGACGCGGAAGAGCGGCGGCCCGGCCGGGCGATTCGACGTCGTCGGCGCGGCCGTGCTGTCGGTGCTCGCCGGTTCGGTGATCACGGTGCTGCAGGCCCACTCGGTCGGCCTGCCCGGACCGGTCACGCTCGTCGTGACCGCCGCCGGGGTGCTCGCCGCCGCGGGACTGTGGTGGCGCGTGCGGCGCACGCCCGACGGGTTCGTGCCCCGGCGGGTGCTCACGGCCCGCGGTTTCCCGGCGGCCGGGCTCATCGGCGGGACGGTCTTCGCCGGCTACTACGGGGTGCTGTTCCTCGCCCCGTCCCTGATCGAGCAGGCCACCGGCGGCGGCCCCCTCGAAGCCGGCGTGCTCCTGGTCCCGGCCGCCGCCTGCTCCGTACTGGCCGGGCGGCTGATCGGCACGTTGACCGGCCGGTTCACCGGCTGGCAGGTGTCGGCCGGGCTCGCCGCGGTCACCGTCGCCGGCGTGCTCGTGGTCGCGGTCTGGACCGGGCCGGTCCCGGTCATCCTCGGCACGGCGCTCACCGTGTGCGGGTTCGCCGGCGCCCAGGCCGTACTGGTGGGCCTCGCCACCGACCTCGTCGCCACGAGCGACCGCGACACCGCACAGAGCCTGCTCAACTTCATGAACGCACTGGGTGGCGGGATCGGCCCGGCCGCGGTCGCGGGCCTGTCCGGCATCGTGCCTGTGCCGGTGGCCCTCACCGTGCTCGCAGCACTCCCCCTGTGCGGGCTCATCGTCAGCCTGACCCGGCGCCCCGGCGCCTGA
- a CDS encoding CGNR zinc finger domain-containing protein has product MLDACYSTSAVQTAVDLANTLKPVKGEDELETVEQLRDFLDGHPPAGTAGPRRRLTRADLAEVREVRETVRAVLERASTDAAGVADLINGGLRRSRATPALRHDHDRWWTEVTSDTDRCSAHLAAITLSALASVIATLGPARLGVCAGPTCRATFADLSRNGSKQYCTRTCAHRASVAAYRSRNNPR; this is encoded by the coding sequence ATGCTGGATGCGTGTTACAGCACGTCGGCGGTCCAGACGGCCGTCGACCTTGCCAACACCTTGAAGCCGGTCAAGGGCGAGGACGAGCTCGAGACCGTGGAGCAACTGCGGGACTTCCTCGACGGCCATCCCCCGGCCGGAACGGCCGGTCCGCGGCGGCGTCTCACCCGCGCCGACCTGGCGGAAGTCCGCGAGGTGCGTGAGACGGTGCGTGCCGTGCTCGAACGAGCGAGCACCGACGCGGCCGGAGTCGCGGACCTGATCAACGGCGGGCTGCGTCGCAGCCGCGCCACCCCGGCGCTGCGTCACGATCACGACCGTTGGTGGACCGAGGTGACCTCCGACACCGACCGCTGCTCGGCGCACCTGGCCGCGATCACGCTCAGCGCACTGGCCTCGGTGATCGCCACGCTCGGTCCCGCTCGTCTCGGGGTGTGCGCCGGGCCGACCTGCCGGGCCACTTTCGCGGACCTCTCGCGCAACGGCTCGAAGCAGTACTGCACCCGAACCTGCGCGCACCGGGCCAGTGTCGCGGCCTACCGGAGCCGGAACAACCCTCGCTGA
- a CDS encoding TIGR03618 family F420-dependent PPOX class oxidoreductase — translation MPELTAECRSMIEGRNFAYLGTIRSDGSAAVTPVWVDLAGDHVVVNGVPGRAWAKHLLADPRVTVCVTSLLNPYQCVTITGRVVAHEPDDNAEHFAKLVTKYRGGRPASELLPDGQQRLIFKIAVDRFGYRTEDPPAETRDLVSANHQ, via the coding sequence ATGCCAGAGCTGACCGCCGAATGCCGGTCCATGATCGAAGGCCGCAACTTCGCTTACCTGGGCACGATTCGCTCCGACGGCAGCGCTGCGGTGACCCCGGTCTGGGTGGATCTCGCCGGCGACCACGTCGTCGTCAACGGGGTCCCCGGTCGAGCCTGGGCGAAGCACCTGCTTGCGGACCCTCGCGTCACGGTGTGCGTCACCTCGCTGCTGAATCCGTACCAGTGCGTGACCATCACCGGTCGCGTCGTCGCCCACGAGCCCGATGACAACGCCGAGCACTTCGCCAAGCTGGTGACCAAGTACCGCGGCGGCAGGCCGGCGTCGGAGCTGCTGCCCGACGGCCAGCAGCGGCTGATCTTCAAGATCGCGGTCGACCGGTTCGGCTACCGCACCGAGGATCCGCCGGCCGAGACCCGCGACCTCGTGTCGGCGAATCATCAGTAG
- a CDS encoding MFS transporter has translation MRRAALAAYLGGTLEYYDFYLYGTAATIVFPKIFFPAGNPALATISSFATLGVAYVARPFGAILWGHLGDRIGRKRTLVMTLSLMGMSTFLIGLLPAYGQAGTWAPILLVLMRVLQGVSAGGETAGAASVAMEESPIGKRAFYPSFTMSGIAGGLILSAVAFLPIAAMNEADRLAWGWRIPFLASALVLVVAFLVRRTLAEPVIFEEAAEQREIQKLPIVTMLKTHPKQLAQVALMTLSSVPLIVMQSFGLSFAVRAGIASSTMLWVTISGNVLSSITIPLMALLSDRYGRRPVFAGGILLCAVLIWPYLSAISALDVPLVFVVGIVIIAVGSAMPTGVYPAFFAELFNVKVRYSGMSLGMQIGFVVGGFTPLFATTLVGGSLDWSPAAWIVSITSVVAAAAALWARETNRSSLEDLGNPITRSDRRQAHV, from the coding sequence GTGCGGAGAGCGGCTCTCGCGGCTTACCTGGGCGGGACTCTCGAGTACTACGACTTCTACCTCTACGGGACGGCCGCGACCATCGTCTTCCCGAAGATCTTCTTCCCGGCCGGCAATCCCGCCCTCGCCACCATCTCGTCCTTCGCCACGTTGGGTGTCGCCTACGTCGCCCGGCCGTTCGGCGCGATTCTCTGGGGGCACCTGGGCGACCGCATCGGGCGCAAGCGCACCCTGGTGATGACGCTGTCGCTCATGGGCATGTCGACGTTCCTGATCGGGCTGCTGCCGGCCTATGGTCAGGCCGGCACCTGGGCACCCATCCTGCTCGTGCTGATGCGGGTGCTGCAGGGTGTCTCGGCCGGCGGGGAGACCGCGGGCGCGGCATCCGTGGCGATGGAGGAATCGCCGATCGGCAAACGCGCCTTCTACCCGTCGTTCACGATGTCCGGCATCGCCGGCGGTCTCATCCTGTCCGCTGTCGCATTCCTCCCGATCGCTGCCATGAACGAAGCTGATCGGCTTGCCTGGGGCTGGCGGATCCCGTTCCTGGCTTCGGCCCTGGTCCTCGTCGTTGCCTTCCTCGTCCGCCGGACCCTCGCCGAGCCGGTGATCTTCGAGGAGGCGGCGGAGCAGCGCGAGATCCAGAAACTTCCGATCGTGACGATGCTCAAGACCCACCCGAAGCAGCTCGCCCAGGTCGCGCTCATGACACTGTCGAGCGTCCCGCTCATCGTCATGCAGTCGTTCGGACTCTCTTTCGCGGTCCGCGCCGGCATCGCGTCGTCGACGATGCTGTGGGTCACGATCAGTGGGAACGTCCTGTCCTCGATCACGATCCCGCTGATGGCGCTGCTGTCCGACCGGTACGGGCGACGGCCGGTCTTCGCCGGCGGAATTCTCCTCTGCGCCGTCCTGATCTGGCCCTACCTCTCCGCGATCTCGGCGCTGGACGTCCCGCTCGTCTTCGTGGTCGGCATCGTCATCATCGCGGTCGGAAGCGCCATGCCCACCGGGGTGTACCCGGCGTTCTTCGCCGAGCTGTTCAACGTCAAGGTTCGCTACAGCGGCATGTCACTCGGCATGCAGATCGGCTTCGTCGTCGGCGGATTCACGCCGCTGTTCGCGACCACGCTGGTCGGCGGCTCGCTGGACTGGTCGCCCGCGGCCTGGATCGTGTCCATCACCTCCGTGGTCGCCGCCGCCGCGGCGCTGTGGGCCCGGGAGACGAACCGGTCGTCCCTGGAGGACCTCGGCAACCCGATCACCCGGTCGGATCGTCGGCAAGCGCACGTCTGA
- a CDS encoding SMP-30/gluconolactonase/LRE family protein codes for MTEMKLLAEGLSFPEGPVVAPDGSVLVVEIRRGTVTRIFPEGRVDRILDVPGGPNGAAVGPDGRLYLCNNGGFSWARRDGLDLVTGRADDWIGGRIQAADLATGTLETLFTECDGRPLGAPNDLVFDHAGGIYFTDNASTYPRHQDRGGLYYISPGLDRITEVGFPLGHPNGVALSPDGSRVYVADTLTSAIWYWDVESPGVLARGPHDGGANFLYRLPNVKTFDSIGVDAEGNIAAATLVEGSVVVISPRGETVAVHEVPEPDPLVTNVAFGGDDLRTAFVTSGARGRLYAMEWHCPGLRLNFTEVRLPPDEEVPA; via the coding sequence ATGACAGAGATGAAGCTCCTGGCCGAGGGACTGAGCTTCCCGGAGGGCCCGGTCGTGGCGCCGGACGGATCGGTCCTGGTCGTCGAGATCCGGCGCGGGACCGTCACGCGGATCTTCCCCGAGGGGCGGGTGGACCGGATCCTGGACGTCCCGGGCGGCCCGAACGGGGCGGCCGTCGGGCCGGACGGCCGGCTCTACCTCTGCAACAACGGCGGCTTCTCGTGGGCGCGGCGCGACGGGCTCGACCTCGTGACCGGCCGGGCCGACGACTGGATCGGCGGCCGCATCCAGGCTGCGGACCTGGCGACGGGCACGCTGGAGACGCTGTTCACGGAGTGCGACGGCCGGCCGCTGGGGGCGCCCAACGACCTGGTGTTCGACCACGCCGGAGGCATCTACTTCACCGACAACGCCTCGACGTACCCCCGCCACCAGGACCGCGGCGGCCTGTACTACATCTCACCCGGGCTCGACCGCATCACCGAGGTGGGGTTCCCGCTCGGGCACCCCAACGGGGTCGCGCTCTCGCCCGACGGGTCACGGGTCTACGTGGCCGACACGCTGACCTCCGCGATCTGGTACTGGGACGTGGAGTCGCCCGGCGTCCTCGCGCGGGGGCCGCACGACGGCGGCGCGAACTTCCTGTACCGGCTCCCGAACGTCAAGACCTTCGACTCCATCGGCGTCGACGCCGAGGGCAACATCGCCGCCGCGACTCTCGTCGAGGGTTCCGTGGTCGTCATCAGCCCCCGCGGCGAGACCGTCGCCGTGCACGAAGTGCCGGAGCCGGACCCGCTCGTCACCAACGTCGCCTTCGGCGGAGACGACCTGCGCACGGCGTTCGTCACGTCGGGCGCGCGCGGCCGGCTGTACGCCATGGAATGGCACTGCCCCGGGCTCCGGCTCAACTTCACCGAAGTCCGCCTTCCCCCCGACGAGGAGGTTCCTGCGTGA
- a CDS encoding epoxide hydrolase family protein has protein sequence MTAGRQQHVTPFKIDIPQDDLDDLEQRLRRTRFAPDFGNEDWRYGHNGDYLRRLVRYWIDEYDWRDVERRMNELPQFKVELMGVPLHFIHVKGTGPDPMPLLLHHGWPWTFWELRKVIGPLTDPAAHGGDPADSFDVVLISLPGYGFSSPLTHTGWNWWNTADLEHALMRDVLGYERYATAGGDWGGLIAQQHGHKYEQDVIGVYTHFPAQLSHYLPKHPDAPPGVAYDPVLGVPAESEYSDDEEGWFARGKQFAGNESGYGAIQLTKPQTLAALLADSPAGQLAWITDRRYIGGLAERGAGVAAFERAWPKEDLVTTAAVYFLTNTGGTSSRYYWESRGNPWTPSHDRFPVVGVPTAVSIFAGESYKPPRTFTEKYFNLQQYRVHDEGGHLAPAEVPATFVDDAVTFFRTLR, from the coding sequence GTGACCGCAGGCCGACAGCAGCACGTGACCCCGTTCAAAATCGACATCCCCCAGGACGACCTCGACGACCTGGAGCAGCGGCTGCGGCGCACCCGCTTCGCGCCGGACTTCGGGAACGAGGACTGGCGCTACGGCCACAACGGCGACTACCTCCGTCGGCTGGTGCGGTATTGGATCGACGAGTACGACTGGCGTGACGTCGAGCGGCGGATGAACGAGCTGCCACAGTTCAAGGTCGAGCTCATGGGTGTGCCGCTGCACTTCATCCACGTGAAGGGCACGGGCCCGGACCCGATGCCGCTGCTCCTGCACCACGGCTGGCCGTGGACCTTCTGGGAGCTACGCAAGGTGATCGGGCCGCTCACCGACCCGGCGGCCCACGGCGGCGACCCGGCCGACTCCTTCGACGTCGTGCTGATCTCGCTGCCGGGCTACGGCTTCTCCTCGCCGCTCACCCACACGGGCTGGAACTGGTGGAACACCGCCGACCTGGAGCACGCCCTGATGCGCGACGTCCTGGGCTACGAGCGCTACGCCACCGCCGGCGGCGACTGGGGCGGACTGATCGCGCAGCAGCACGGCCACAAGTACGAGCAGGACGTCATCGGCGTCTACACGCACTTTCCCGCGCAGCTGAGCCATTACCTGCCCAAGCACCCCGACGCCCCGCCCGGGGTTGCCTACGACCCGGTCCTGGGCGTGCCGGCCGAGAGCGAATACAGCGATGACGAAGAAGGCTGGTTCGCCCGCGGCAAGCAGTTCGCCGGGAACGAGAGCGGCTACGGCGCGATCCAGCTGACCAAGCCGCAGACCCTGGCCGCGCTGCTCGCCGACTCCCCGGCGGGCCAGCTCGCCTGGATCACGGACCGGCGCTACATCGGCGGCCTGGCGGAGCGCGGGGCCGGCGTGGCGGCGTTCGAGCGGGCGTGGCCGAAGGAGGACCTCGTTACCACGGCGGCGGTCTACTTCCTGACCAACACCGGTGGCACGTCGTCGCGCTACTACTGGGAGTCCCGCGGAAATCCGTGGACGCCCTCGCACGACCGGTTCCCCGTGGTGGGAGTGCCGACCGCGGTCAGCATCTTCGCTGGCGAGTCCTACAAGCCCCCACGGACCTTCACCGAGAAGTACTTCAACCTCCAGCAGTACCGCGTCCACGACGAAGGCGGCCACCTCGCACCGGCGGAGGTACCCGCGACCTTCGTCGACGACGCCGTGACGTTCTTCCGCACCTTGCGCTGA
- a CDS encoding Coenzyme F420 hydrogenase/dehydrogenase, beta subunit C-terminal domain, whose protein sequence is MGLNASGHSRPAFLGPLPAATEQRILAACPGATLTGEGRPAGARTTAAWGPVRALHRSWAGDEAVRHRAAAGGTLTALGRFLLETGEIDAVVQVRASTTTPWLTDALVSTDPDTALSGAQSRYGPAAPLVNIKRLLDEGLRFAVLAKPCDISAVRSLGRVDPRVDQQVRYLLTIFCGGVHNEKVPLQIIRHHGVETDEVSVFRYRGDGWPGPTRVETTDGTRHDLTYEQAWHTTGAQSWRYDLQFRCKICPDAVGESADLSAPDGWILRDGKPIYEEAPGTNALLVRTARGQDLVRRAVAAGALVLSPLSTVELEQMHVNHLDRRLGAPAQQLALQVTGSRRVALRKYRPLAALRAAGPRRLWQQFAGTLRRIRRHDNVEPMVDPASLPARTGSGC, encoded by the coding sequence ATGGGCTTGAACGCGTCGGGGCACTCCCGCCCGGCCTTCCTCGGGCCGCTGCCGGCGGCGACCGAGCAGCGCATCCTCGCCGCCTGCCCCGGCGCCACGCTCACCGGTGAGGGCCGCCCCGCAGGGGCGCGCACCACCGCCGCCTGGGGCCCGGTCCGGGCGTTGCACCGGTCGTGGGCGGGCGACGAGGCAGTGCGCCACCGCGCCGCGGCGGGCGGCACGCTCACCGCGCTGGGCCGGTTCCTGCTCGAAACCGGGGAGATCGACGCCGTGGTACAGGTGCGGGCGTCGACGACGACCCCGTGGCTGACCGACGCACTGGTCTCGACCGACCCCGACACGGCGCTGAGCGGTGCCCAGTCGCGCTACGGCCCGGCGGCTCCGCTGGTGAACATCAAACGGCTGCTCGACGAGGGGCTGCGGTTCGCGGTGCTCGCCAAGCCGTGCGACATCTCGGCGGTGCGCTCGCTGGGCCGCGTCGACCCGCGGGTCGACCAGCAGGTGCGCTACCTGCTGACGATCTTCTGCGGGGGCGTGCACAACGAGAAGGTCCCGCTCCAGATCATCCGGCACCACGGCGTGGAGACGGATGAGGTGAGCGTCTTCCGCTACCGCGGGGACGGCTGGCCCGGGCCGACCCGGGTGGAGACCACCGACGGCACCCGGCACGACCTGACCTACGAGCAGGCGTGGCACACCACCGGCGCCCAGAGCTGGCGCTACGACCTGCAGTTCCGGTGCAAGATCTGCCCGGACGCGGTCGGCGAGTCCGCCGACCTGTCCGCCCCGGACGGCTGGATCCTGCGCGACGGCAAGCCCATTTACGAGGAGGCGCCCGGGACGAACGCGCTGCTCGTCCGGACCGCGCGGGGTCAGGACCTCGTCCGGCGCGCCGTCGCCGCCGGAGCGCTGGTGCTTTCCCCGCTCTCGACCGTGGAACTCGAACAGATGCACGTCAACCACCTCGACCGCCGCCTCGGCGCCCCGGCGCAGCAGCTGGCCCTGCAGGTGACGGGCTCGCGTCGCGTCGCGCTGCGCAAGTACCGGCCGCTGGCCGCTCTCCGGGCGGCGGGCCCCCGGCGGCTGTGGCAGCAGTTCGCCGGCACTCTGCGCCGGATCCGGCGCCACGACAACGTCGAGCCGATGGTCGACCCGGCATCGCTGCCGGCGCGTACGGGCTCCGGCTGCTGA
- a CDS encoding LLM class F420-dependent oxidoreductase — protein sequence MHIGVVLPQTEIGADTAGIRRYAQRVEELGYRHVMVYDHVVGADPEVHAPWTGAYDVHTTFREPMVLFGYLAALTELELVTGILVLPQRQTALVAKQAAEVDLLTGGRFRLGVGVGWNAVEYEALGKEFHNRGRRSDEQVTLLRRLWTERIVTFAGEHERVTAAGLAPMPIQRPIPIWFGAHSAPAYRRAGRLGDGWFPEMAPGPALDEAIAIIEKSARDAGRDPAEIGMHARGRWKGDLDGLVAEVEAWRDRGATHLAVDTMKQGLTTVDEHLDVLERVARELRLADAPS from the coding sequence GTGCACATCGGAGTCGTCCTCCCGCAGACCGAGATCGGCGCGGACACCGCCGGCATCCGCCGGTACGCCCAGCGCGTCGAAGAGCTCGGCTACCGCCACGTGATGGTCTACGACCACGTCGTCGGTGCCGACCCGGAGGTCCACGCACCGTGGACCGGGGCCTACGACGTGCACACCACCTTCCGTGAACCGATGGTCCTGTTCGGCTACCTCGCCGCGCTGACCGAACTCGAGCTGGTCACCGGAATCCTGGTCCTGCCCCAGCGCCAGACCGCGCTGGTGGCCAAGCAGGCCGCCGAGGTGGACCTGCTCACCGGTGGCCGGTTCCGCCTGGGCGTGGGCGTGGGCTGGAACGCCGTGGAGTACGAGGCGCTGGGCAAGGAGTTCCACAACCGCGGTCGGCGCAGCGACGAGCAGGTGACGCTGCTGCGCAGGCTGTGGACCGAGCGGATCGTCACGTTCGCCGGCGAGCACGAGCGGGTCACCGCGGCCGGGCTCGCCCCGATGCCGATCCAGCGCCCGATCCCGATCTGGTTCGGTGCGCACTCCGCCCCCGCCTACCGCCGGGCCGGACGCCTGGGCGACGGCTGGTTCCCCGAGATGGCGCCGGGCCCCGCGCTCGACGAGGCGATCGCGATCATCGAGAAGTCCGCCCGCGACGCCGGCCGCGACCCCGCGGAGATCGGCATGCACGCCCGGGGCCGCTGGAAGGGCGACCTCGATGGGCTCGTCGCCGAGGTCGAGGCGTGGCGCGACAGGGGAGCGACTCACCTCGCGGTGGACACCATGAAGCAGGGGCTGACCACGGTCGACGAGCACCTCGACGTCCTGGAGCGGGTGGCCAGGGAGCTGCGGCTGGCCGACGCCCCGAGCTGA